In Ovis canadensis isolate MfBH-ARS-UI-01 breed Bighorn chromosome 3, ARS-UI_OviCan_v2, whole genome shotgun sequence, one DNA window encodes the following:
- the MANSC4 gene encoding MANSC domain-containing protein 4, which produces MHAVVVAADVILLLSMGGSSNSLCSPTVFYRDCWIRRFPGLLIDLEESQKLGAQFLKYYSENTGQKCSRNCCLRKDVSCNLAVFFHDPIHDNVNCLHVHCPTLESCILEPGTSAILYNITDGIDPDLLVFEQSLPTYLNTRSSSDTWERLRILKAMYLDKQQTAMINQMLPSIEAPSPTTHQDLLATANNTRYSKELTTGSWARFIALNDSITTKINTVSASTDVNNPDNKTVSPFFVPRDTKLSYMPSPSQLNSSKQLLNKTKGYNSRNHTSENEDATPDGAPVTPAKTWLVPVALCTSVIFLCSCVVILASGCCRKQYGQYKPGQRKSGPRQTKKCANRKEFSY; this is translated from the exons ATGCATGCGGTGGTGGTAGCAGCAGACGTGATATTGCTCCTGAGCATGGGGGGCAGCTCAAACTCTCTTTGCTCGCCCACCGTGTTTTACAGAGACTGCTGGATCCGTCGCTTCCCAGGTCTTCTGATTGACCTGGAGGAGTCTCAGAAGCTGGGGGCCCAGTTCCTGAAGTATTATTCTGAAAACACCGGTCAGAAGTGCAGTCGGAACTGCTGTCTTAGGAAGGATG TGTCCTGTAACCTGGCCGTCTTCTTCCATGATCCTATTCATGACAATGTCAACTGCCTCCATGTTCACTGCCCAACCCTGGAGAGCTGCATATTGGAGCCTGGAACCAGTGCCATTTTATATAACATAACAGATG GTATAGATCCTGATTTGCTGGTTTTTGAACAATCACTGCCCACATATCTAAATACCCGTTCTTCATCTGATACATGGGAGAGACTAAGGATTCTAAAAGCTATGTATTTAGATAAACAACAAACCGCCATGATAAACCAAATGCTACCATCAATAGAGGCTCCGTCACCAACCACACATCAAGATTTGTTGGCAACCGCAAATAATACTAGGTATTCCAAGGAATTGACCACAGGCTCTTGGGCAAGATTCATTGCCCTGAATGACTCCATTACCACAAAGATAAATACGGTGTCAGCCAGTACTGACGTCAACAATCCAGATAACAAGactgtttctcctttctttgtgCCCAGAGACACAAAACTTTCTTATATGCCTAGTCCCTCCCAACTCAACAGCAGTAAACAATTACTAAACAAGACCAAAGGGTACAACAGCAGAAACCATACATCTGAGAATGAAGACGCAACACCCGATGGGGCACCTGTGACTCCTGCAAAGACGTGGCTGGTTCCTGTGGCCCTCTGCACCTCTGTCATCTTTCTTTGCTCTTGTGTAGTCATCCTGGCATCTGGTTGCTGTCGAAAGCAGTACGGCCAGTATAAACCAGGGCAGAGAAAGTCAGGACCCAGGCAAACGAAGAAATGTGCCAATCGGAAGGAGTTCTCTTACTGA